From a single Dysidea avara chromosome 14, odDysAvar1.4, whole genome shotgun sequence genomic region:
- the LOC136244532 gene encoding jerky protein homolog-like, with translation MDLLPVVYSAQKNAWMESSLFHEWFHNYFIPYVQEKLGKDCEAVLLLDNCSAHPDADELVSENGKIMAKFLPPNVTSLIQPMDQGVLIGLKRIYKKKLLSRMLLADEDGRSIIDFLKSVNMKVVVDLIKEAWDEVKAETLRKSWEKIIPIDNEDEVIQMIEFDEPAADVLMMVRMLNEVQNEENQLEEEDVLDWLEQDRNDQGYRVYTDDEICEVVQLENSETGEDDVDQSDDDVDSSEGCTISHGAAADMFEKCLKWLEFQPEANMYNLTTMCELRSLAIKKRFASMKQCTLSNFFHAK, from the coding sequence ATGGATCTTTTGCCTGTTGTCTACTCAGCACAAAAGAACGCATGGATGGAGTCTAGTTTGTTCCACGAATGGTTTCATAATTATTTCATTCCGTACGTCCAAGAGAAACTAGGCAAAGACTGTGAAGCTGTGCTGCTTCTAGATAATTGTTCTGCCCATCCTGATGCAGATGAGTTGGTTAGTGAAAATGGAAAAATCATGGCTAAATTTCTGCCACCCAATGTTACGTCACTTATTCAACCTATGGATCAGGGTGTTTTGATTGGTTTGAAACGTATTTACAAGAAGAAGCTGCTGAGTAGAATGCTATTAGCAGATGAAGATGGTAGGTCTATCATAGACTTTTTAAAGTCTGTCAACATGAAGGTGGTGGTAGATCTCATTAAGGAGGCATGGGATGAGGTTAAGGCTGAAACACTGAGGAAATCATGGGAGAAAATCATACCAATAGACAACGAAGATGAAGTCATCCAAATGATAGAATTTGATGAACCTGCTGCAGATGTATTGATGATGGTGAGAATGTTAAATGAAGTCCAGAATGAAGAAAACCAACTTGAAGAAGAGGATGTGCTTGACTGGTTAGAGCAAGATAGAAATGATCAGGGTTACAGGGTCTACACTGATGATGAAATCTGTGAAGTCGTTCAGCTAGAAAATTCAGAAACTGGTGAAGATGATGTTGACCAAAGTGATGATGATGTTGATAGCAGTGAAGGGTGCACTATTTCTCATGGAGCTGCTGCAGATATGTTTGAAAAGTGTTTAAAATGGCTGGAATTTCAACCAGAGGCAAACATGTATAATTTGACGACAATGTGTGAGCTAAGATCCCTTGCTATTAAAAAACGGTTTGCTTCAATGAAACAATGTACACTATCTAATTTTTTCCATGCGAAgtaa